GTGGTCCCGTCTTCGCAAGTAGTGCTACGACAAAGCTATTTGTTTTCTTGAGTACAGATAACTTCGTGGGCGTGGAGTTGAGAGCATCGACGGATATGTATTCGCACCTTTACGCCAATATAGGTATAAATCAGCTTACTTTTGGACTGAGATTGTCCTCTAAACAATTGCAGGGTCTGTACATTTCTCCGGGTTTTTATATGAAATACGCTTCCCCATTATTTGTTAACTTTTCTGTGGGGTATACATTCAAAGTTTCTGGTGCTGAAAATCTATTATTTTTGTTAGAAGCTGGTGGTAAAAAGTTGTTTGATAAACCTGAGAGTTTTATAAACTTTGCTGTTTATTTGCCGTTCTGACGGAGATCACTTAGTGGAACGTCATTCTCCACATATTTATTAACCTACGAAAGGGGGATACTATGAGAAATCTGTCGTACCTTCTTCCTGCGATTGTTAACTCGGTCGCTGTGGTTTTTGGAAGTTCAATAGGTTTCCTTTTCAGAAAAGGAATATCCGAAAGATTTCGAAGGGTACTTTTTGCTGCCGTAGGGCTTTCTACAATCGGTATAGGTTTAAAGATGATTCTTGGAGCTAATAACTTTCTTATTGTGTTGTTTTCAATGGTTGTTGGTGGTGTGATTGGAGAGTTTTTTGATTTGGAAGGAAAACTGAAAGCCATTGGTGACAACATCAAGGAAGGGGACTTCTCAACAGGGTTTGTAACGTCATCTCTGCTTTTTCTTGTTGGACCTATGACCATTGTAGGTTCAATAACGGCAGGATTAAATGGGGATGGAAATATCATATACACCAAATCGTTGCTCGATTTTATTTCATCAATAGTGCTCTCTTCAACTTACGGTTTAGGGGTTATGCTTTCGGCATTGAGCGTTTTGGTCATACAAGGCGGTATTACTCTCTTTGCTAGTTTACTCACGTTCTTAACATCGCCTGTTTACTTGAATGACTTGGTTGCCGTCGGTGGATTAATGGTTTTTGGGATTGGCTTGAGAATATTGGAAATAAAGGATCCGAAAGTTGGAAATTACCTACCTGCACTTTTGGTTTCACCTGTGCTCACCTTTCTTACAAGCTTCTTAAAATAACACAAAAAGGCCCCCGAGTCGGGGGCCTTTGTGATAAAGAAATAATTTTATTCTTCTACAACAACGTCAGCTGAACCTTCCCAAAGACCATGGATGTTACAATATGAGAGAGCTATAAGTTTTGAAGTCTTTTCAAGTTTTATTTTTACCTTCACAAAAGGTTCCTCAAGTGTAGGTGAAAAGTCGTAGCGTCCTATTCTAAGGATGTACGGTGCACCTTCCGGCATAGCGTAGAGTTCGATCCATGCAATATGGTGTTCCACTGTGTTTGGATGCGGAATCTCTTTTCCAACAGATACTTCTACCTCAAACCACTCACCCTTTTTAACTTTTTCCGGAGCGCAAATAACTGGAACGTGCTTTTCTCCTTTAAAATCACCAGATTTTACAAAATCACCTATCATTTTCTCCCTCCTCTCTCAGTCTCTTAAGCTTCCGTAAGCAAGAAAATTAGAATTCAACAAAGGCGGACTTAGGAGCTCCGCACACAGGACATTTTTCAGGTGCTTCATCTTCCGTCGTATAACCGCAGACTGAACAGATGTAAATCTTCTCAGCCTCGTAATCTTTTCCTTCATTCACAAGATTAAGCGCCTTCTTATACATTTCTGCGTGA
The DNA window shown above is from Fervidobacterium changbaicum and carries:
- a CDS encoding DUF554 domain-containing protein is translated as MRNLSYLLPAIVNSVAVVFGSSIGFLFRKGISERFRRVLFAAVGLSTIGIGLKMILGANNFLIVLFSMVVGGVIGEFFDLEGKLKAIGDNIKEGDFSTGFVTSSLLFLVGPMTIVGSITAGLNGDGNIIYTKSLLDFISSIVLSSTYGLGVMLSALSVLVIQGGITLFASLLTFLTSPVYLNDLVAVGGLMVFGIGLRILEIKDPKVGNYLPALLVSPVLTFLTSFLK
- a CDS encoding class II SORL domain-containing protein — protein: MIGDFVKSGDFKGEKHVPVICAPEKVKKGEWFEVEVSVGKEIPHPNTVEHHIAWIELYAMPEGAPYILRIGRYDFSPTLEEPFVKVKIKLEKTSKLIALSYCNIHGLWEGSADVVVEE